One part of the Humulus lupulus chromosome 9, drHumLupu1.1, whole genome shotgun sequence genome encodes these proteins:
- the LOC133800791 gene encoding T-complex protein 1 subunit theta-like: MALHFCECYKYITFYCVFLLINLLICRTTGAVAMLKLSKPNPDDLGHVDSVSVEEIGGARVTVVKNEEGGNSVTTVLL; this comes from the exons ATGGCACTTCATTTCTGTGAGTGCTACAAGTATATCACCTTCTATTGTGtttttttattgattaacttaCTAATTTGCCGCACTACTGGTGCTGTTGCTATG TTAAAGCTTAGCAAGCCAAACCCAGATGACCTGGGACATGTTGATTCAGTTTCAGTAGAAGAAATTGGTGGTGCTAGG GTCACTGTTGTGAAGAATGAAGAAGGTGGGAACTCCGTAACCACTGTTTTATTGTGA